The following are from one region of the Stenotrophomonas lactitubi genome:
- the kdsA gene encoding 3-deoxy-8-phosphooctulonate synthase — translation MRSISSATSLHVAISEGITVANDLPFVLFGGINVIEDLDTTLAAAEHFVEVTRKLEIPFVFKASFDKANRSSIHSFRGVGLDEGLRVLDAVKSRFGCPVLTDVHEVEQAVQVAAIADVLQVPAFLARQTDLVVAIARTGRVVNVKKPQFLSPGQIRHVVHKLHEAGNPRVLLCERGTQFGYDNLVVDMLGFREMSLASGGLPLVFDVTHSLQRREADALASGGRRQQLPELARAGMAVGIGGLFLEAHADPAHARCDGPSALPLDALEPLLRQVKVVDQLVKSFEPLRID, via the coding sequence ATGCGATCGATATCATCAGCCACCTCCCTGCACGTCGCCATTTCGGAGGGCATCACAGTCGCCAACGACCTGCCGTTCGTGCTGTTCGGCGGCATCAACGTCATCGAGGATCTCGATACGACCCTGGCTGCGGCCGAGCACTTCGTGGAGGTGACGCGCAAGCTGGAAATACCCTTCGTTTTCAAGGCGTCATTCGACAAGGCCAATCGCTCGTCGATCCATTCTTTCCGAGGTGTCGGCCTGGACGAAGGGTTGCGGGTCCTCGATGCGGTCAAGTCGCGGTTCGGATGCCCAGTCTTGACCGACGTGCATGAGGTTGAGCAGGCCGTGCAGGTCGCAGCCATTGCCGATGTACTGCAAGTTCCGGCCTTCCTGGCCCGGCAGACCGATCTGGTGGTCGCCATTGCTCGCACCGGTCGGGTAGTGAATGTCAAGAAGCCGCAGTTCCTGAGCCCGGGCCAGATCAGGCATGTCGTCCACAAACTGCACGAGGCTGGCAACCCGCGCGTCCTGTTGTGCGAGCGTGGCACGCAGTTCGGCTACGACAATCTCGTCGTGGACATGCTGGGCTTCCGCGAAATGAGCCTTGCCAGCGGTGGCCTGCCACTGGTGTTCGACGTCACCCATAGCCTGCAGCGGCGAGAAGCGGATGCGTTGGCTTCGGGTGGGCGTCGCCAACAGTTGCCCGAACTCGCGCGGGCCGGCATGGCGGTCGGCATCGGCGGTTTGTTCCTCGAAGCACACGCCGACCCGGCGCATGCACGCTGTGACGGACCCAGCGCTCTGCCACTGGACGCGCTCGAACCGCTGCTGCGGCAGGTCAAGGTGGTGGACCAACTCGTCAAGTCGTTCGAGCCTCTTCGGATCGACTGA
- a CDS encoding integrating conjugative element protein, whose translation MKFRPAFNPFSRRARRTEIVLALAGALALGSGVAWGQLGYQTSGSVIGDDVMYSIGGGNAVSMGRAAGMRSLGVGVGWNSNLICGDMSIQTTLKNQLNGITNGFQQIMSSVIQSATSAVASLPALIIQRADPGLYNLLTNGVLQARLDFDRSKLTCRAMAEKMAEMAGGQLGWSQMAEGLALRDAVSSTDAVSAIEQAETRRGNDGVPWVGGSNAGGSGQPAIKVVGDVTRAGYNLVNGRGVTDTSSIAPASCSSLSCQTWASPQAAVEWATRVLGEKEQRTCDACTKTETTPGVGLTPLIQEEYDAKLQALQDLVTKAKNTTPENLREAGSASLPITRGVIEALRDEPDQHLLSQRLASEVALASVLEKALLLQRTLLTGKKEPNVAANELAVEAVNHESDTLDREIRNLKTELELRRELANNSPMAIIQRHGARAAGSRGIYEGDPVPDRLDQLQKGNPGSRP comes from the coding sequence ATGAAGTTCCGTCCTGCATTCAATCCGTTCTCCCGCCGGGCACGTCGCACGGAGATCGTCCTGGCGCTGGCCGGCGCCCTCGCGCTGGGCAGCGGCGTGGCCTGGGGTCAACTGGGCTACCAGACCAGCGGCAGTGTCATCGGCGATGACGTCATGTACTCGATCGGTGGCGGCAACGCCGTGTCGATGGGCCGTGCGGCCGGCATGCGCTCTCTCGGTGTCGGCGTGGGTTGGAACAGCAACTTGATCTGCGGCGACATGAGCATCCAGACCACGTTGAAGAACCAACTTAACGGCATCACCAACGGCTTCCAGCAAATCATGTCGTCGGTGATCCAGAGTGCCACCAGTGCGGTGGCATCGTTGCCCGCGCTGATCATCCAGCGGGCCGATCCCGGTTTGTACAACCTGCTCACCAATGGCGTGCTGCAGGCGCGACTCGATTTCGACCGCAGCAAGCTGACGTGCCGTGCCATGGCCGAGAAGATGGCCGAAATGGCGGGCGGCCAGCTCGGCTGGAGCCAGATGGCCGAAGGGCTGGCGCTGCGCGATGCCGTGTCGAGCACGGATGCGGTCTCGGCCATCGAGCAAGCCGAGACGCGCCGCGGCAATGACGGCGTGCCGTGGGTCGGGGGCAGCAACGCGGGCGGCTCCGGCCAGCCCGCGATCAAGGTCGTCGGCGATGTCACCCGCGCCGGCTACAACCTGGTCAACGGCCGCGGCGTGACCGACACCTCATCCATCGCGCCGGCCAGTTGCAGCAGCCTCTCGTGCCAGACCTGGGCCTCTCCGCAGGCCGCCGTCGAGTGGGCCACGCGCGTGCTCGGCGAGAAGGAGCAGCGCACGTGCGATGCCTGCACCAAGACCGAGACGACGCCGGGCGTCGGGCTCACGCCGCTGATCCAGGAGGAGTACGACGCCAAGCTGCAGGCGCTCCAGGACCTGGTGACCAAGGCCAAGAACACGACGCCGGAGAACCTGCGCGAAGCTGGCAGCGCGTCGCTGCCGATCACGCGCGGCGTGATCGAGGCGCTGCGCGACGAGCCCGACCAGCACCTGCTGTCGCAGCGCTTGGCGTCCGAAGTCGCGCTGGCGTCCGTGCTGGAGAAAGCGCTGCTGCTGCAGCGCACGCTGCTCACGGGCAAGAAGGAGCCCAACGTCGCGGCCAACGAGCTTGCCGTTGAGGCGGTGAACCACGAGAGCGACACGCTCGACCGTGAGATTCGCAACCTCAAGACCGAACTGGAGCTGCGGCGCGAGCTGGCGAACAACTCACCCATGGCGATCATCCAGCGCCACGGCGCACGTGCGGCCGGCTCGCGCGGCATCTACGAGGGCGATCCTGTGCCGGACCGTCTCGACCAGCTCCAGAAGGGCAACCCGGGGAGTCGGCCATGA
- a CDS encoding DUF3742 family protein has product MNTTTRTSTAERLGRAFGRGWRAYARGERRASNWLVFRGVPRAGATALVWVFKLAVLGVLLYVAFWFALVLLGVVVAGWAMNQHHPDEEGFELQYPTIEELRATPGYDPNLYNDTSHEMYQDD; this is encoded by the coding sequence ATGAACACGACGACCCGCACCAGCACCGCAGAACGCCTCGGCCGCGCCTTTGGCCGCGGATGGCGCGCCTATGCGCGCGGCGAACGGCGGGCGTCGAATTGGCTGGTATTCAGGGGTGTGCCGCGAGCTGGTGCTACCGCACTTGTGTGGGTCTTCAAGCTGGCTGTGCTCGGGGTGCTGCTCTACGTTGCTTTCTGGTTCGCACTCGTGCTGCTGGGCGTGGTGGTGGCAGGATGGGCTATGAATCAGCACCATCCCGATGAAGAAGGGTTTGAACTGCAGTACCCAACCATTGAGGAACTGCGGGCCACGCCTGGCTACGATCCCAACCTGTACAACGATACCTCCCACGAGATGTACCAAGACGACTGA
- the radC gene encoding RadC family protein — protein sequence MSLVVNDSCVEPRFAPASQSDDWIIRQAIALLEQRVFKAGPLLGQPQAVKDYLRLKLVAEPNEVFAIVFMNSQHRVLAYEPMFKGTLDSTAVYPRAVVQRALELNAGAVIFSHQHPSGCTEPSSSDRALTDRLKAALALIDVRVLDHIIVGQGAPYSFAESGLL from the coding sequence ATGTCTCTCGTCGTAAATGACTCCTGCGTGGAGCCACGTTTTGCCCCAGCGTCCCAATCTGATGATTGGATCATCCGGCAGGCCATCGCGCTGCTGGAACAACGTGTTTTCAAGGCCGGGCCGCTTCTTGGCCAGCCACAGGCCGTGAAGGACTATCTGCGTCTGAAACTCGTCGCAGAACCGAACGAAGTGTTCGCCATCGTGTTCATGAACAGCCAGCACCGGGTGTTGGCCTATGAGCCGATGTTCAAGGGCACGCTCGATTCGACTGCAGTTTATCCGCGCGCTGTCGTGCAGCGTGCATTGGAGCTGAATGCCGGCGCGGTGATTTTTTCGCACCAGCATCCCTCGGGATGCACTGAGCCGTCGAGCTCGGATCGCGCTTTGACCGACCGACTGAAGGCTGCGTTGGCGCTCATCGATGTGCGAGTGTTGGACCACATCATCGTCGGCCAAGGCGCTCCATACTCGTTCGCGGAATCCGGTCTGCTGTAG
- a CDS encoding TIGR03756 family integrating conjugative element protein, whose amino-acid sequence MRRLHAGVASLLLLSATGSYALNTATIVGSVASPDCLEYRVVGICYWLYCTWTGCTVRTSIKVRHYIPDAVVSSYSNTGENPWVEVRAMSTPNPSAQAGGDGTTNEDHENNLAKFKNSDVIGHPGVEVFNQFVSSSGYFCEGAGTAFMPYLLSTLDTLAWRYNVPEMAYPEALIPGRREVGARTTMNLWGNVYPRGGFLHQTDDFKAGAVVAQRAGDVVTRRGQIHVYQPLLANSRDGYWPAGALMEGDASTGKWQELTPVLSSSCTVFPRSGFLTQAQQGDYAWALWRPYACCERRGQVFLGSVDFL is encoded by the coding sequence ATGCGCCGTCTGCATGCTGGCGTGGCTTCGTTGCTGCTGCTCAGCGCCACGGGCAGCTACGCCCTCAACACTGCCACCATCGTCGGCTCGGTAGCGTCACCCGACTGCCTCGAATACCGCGTCGTTGGCATCTGCTACTGGCTCTATTGCACCTGGACCGGCTGCACGGTGCGCACGTCCATCAAGGTGCGCCACTACATCCCCGATGCGGTGGTGTCGTCGTACTCGAATACCGGCGAAAACCCCTGGGTCGAGGTCCGGGCAATGAGCACGCCCAACCCGTCCGCCCAAGCGGGCGGCGATGGAACCACGAACGAGGATCACGAAAACAACCTCGCCAAGTTCAAAAACTCGGACGTTATCGGCCACCCCGGCGTCGAGGTGTTCAACCAGTTCGTCTCGTCGTCGGGTTACTTCTGCGAGGGCGCGGGCACGGCGTTCATGCCGTACTTGCTCAGCACCTTGGACACGCTGGCCTGGCGCTACAACGTGCCCGAGATGGCCTACCCGGAAGCGCTGATTCCGGGCCGGCGTGAGGTCGGCGCACGCACCACGATGAACCTGTGGGGCAACGTGTATCCCCGTGGCGGCTTCCTGCACCAGACCGACGACTTCAAGGCCGGCGCAGTGGTGGCCCAGCGTGCAGGCGATGTGGTCACGCGCCGGGGGCAGATCCACGTCTATCAGCCGTTGCTTGCCAACTCCCGCGACGGCTACTGGCCGGCAGGCGCGCTGATGGAGGGCGATGCCTCGACCGGAAAGTGGCAAGAACTCACGCCCGTCCTGTCGTCGTCCTGCACGGTCTTCCCGCGCAGCGGCTTTCTTACCCAGGCGCAGCAAGGCGACTACGCATGGGCGCTGTGGCGGCCGTATGCCTGCTGCGAACGCCGGGGCCAAGTGTTCCTGGGCAGCGTCGATTTTCTCTGA
- a CDS encoding DsbA family protein produces MEPKRPSIPMQVQVFRRRNGRPRWPWALAAALVALLLIWLVPRSPDESSAPSPSPVSMTQTPGSPWQMGNPEGRFTLTLYADLECPFCREYFPQLKRWVGNNTDVALQWHHQPLAAHEPAASAEARLAECAAEGGGHAAFWQAIEWVYAHTRSDGQGLPDGLRYPASTPAVERCLASERPDVLIRAQAAEATKSGVTATPSLRLLDRQTGQTILLQGPIEGDALLSAIDMLATGNSASDTAAAPTIPTSEMPADVVGDMPR; encoded by the coding sequence ATGGAACCGAAACGTCCTTCCATTCCGATGCAGGTCCAGGTGTTCCGCCGTCGCAACGGGCGTCCCCGCTGGCCCTGGGCCTTGGCCGCTGCATTGGTCGCATTGCTGTTGATCTGGCTCGTCCCCCGGTCGCCCGATGAATCCTCAGCGCCGTCGCCCTCGCCGGTCAGCATGACGCAGACGCCGGGGTCACCCTGGCAGATGGGCAACCCAGAGGGCCGCTTCACGCTGACGCTCTATGCCGACCTGGAATGTCCGTTCTGCCGGGAGTATTTCCCGCAGCTCAAGCGCTGGGTCGGCAACAACACCGACGTGGCCCTGCAATGGCACCACCAGCCGCTGGCCGCACACGAGCCCGCCGCGTCGGCCGAGGCGCGTCTGGCCGAGTGCGCCGCCGAAGGTGGCGGGCATGCGGCGTTCTGGCAGGCGATCGAATGGGTCTATGCCCACACGCGCAGCGACGGCCAGGGCTTGCCCGATGGCCTGCGCTACCCCGCATCGACGCCGGCCGTCGAGCGGTGCCTGGCGAGCGAGCGGCCAGATGTGCTTATTCGCGCCCAGGCCGCTGAAGCCACCAAGAGCGGTGTGACCGCCACGCCGTCGCTGCGGCTGCTCGATCGCCAGACGGGTCAGACCATCCTGCTGCAGGGGCCGATCGAGGGCGATGCCTTGCTGTCGGCCATTGACATGCTGGCGACCGGGAACTCGGCCAGCGACACGGCGGCCGCACCCACCATCCCCACATCCGAAATGCCTGCCGACGTTGTCGGCGACATGCCCAGGTAG
- a CDS encoding conjugal transfer protein TraG N-terminal domain-containing protein, whose amino-acid sequence MTLFTTDYLEYYLTLVSWIVNNGIWAVLVSSGVFALPFVAIIVQEWLKARAEGADEGNKGLLSAVRIENRVFVAIVVVMFAGIPFIDVDLNTIQYDSSRSAQCQVSVPQPTDTGWSQSFSTINNQSAKVPVWWAFMHALSRAVTSASVAAIPCGTDLRQMRMEIDATRIDDPVLAQEVADFSRDCYGPARAKLFMQRPQLDEQQMHDVTWIGSRFFTDTNGYYDTYRSSTPRDDWPYDSNRDAGLAQVASGGGYPNCRQWWADGSNGLRARLLGQVDPSLLNRLAGWAGFLSRAEVDDSVIRAIASPRQQKLNQGSVYTDYGGQIDKTLPNIVTRATGDVGMAVGAIAAFPAMDVVRQALPMVLALLKMALVICIPLVLVIGTYDLKTVVTVSVVQFALFFVDFWFQLARWIDSTILDALYGWGFGWNRPHTNFDPLVGLNNAFGDMLLMFVMGTMFIVLPTFWIGALTWVGVRAGAIANTFATATKDAGSAGGKGAGAVSGGKLK is encoded by the coding sequence ATGACGCTCTTCACGACCGACTATCTGGAGTACTACCTCACCCTCGTGTCCTGGATCGTCAACAACGGCATCTGGGCGGTGCTGGTGTCCAGCGGGGTATTCGCGCTGCCTTTCGTCGCCATCATCGTGCAGGAGTGGCTGAAGGCCCGTGCGGAAGGTGCCGACGAAGGCAACAAGGGCTTGCTCTCGGCCGTCCGCATCGAGAACCGGGTCTTCGTCGCCATCGTGGTGGTGATGTTCGCGGGCATTCCGTTCATCGACGTGGACCTCAACACCATCCAGTACGACAGCTCGCGCTCGGCCCAGTGCCAGGTCAGCGTGCCACAGCCCACGGATACCGGCTGGTCACAGTCCTTCAGCACCATCAACAACCAGTCCGCGAAGGTGCCGGTCTGGTGGGCCTTCATGCACGCGCTCTCGCGCGCTGTCACGAGCGCCTCGGTGGCGGCGATCCCATGTGGTACGGACCTGCGGCAAATGCGCATGGAGATCGACGCGACCCGCATTGACGACCCGGTGCTGGCCCAGGAAGTGGCGGACTTCTCGCGGGATTGCTATGGGCCTGCGCGGGCCAAACTGTTCATGCAGCGCCCTCAGCTCGATGAGCAGCAGATGCACGACGTGACCTGGATCGGATCGAGGTTCTTCACCGACACCAACGGCTACTACGACACGTACCGTTCCAGCACGCCGCGCGACGACTGGCCCTACGACAGCAACCGCGATGCCGGGCTTGCGCAGGTGGCCAGCGGCGGCGGCTATCCGAACTGTAGGCAGTGGTGGGCCGATGGCAGCAACGGCCTGCGGGCACGCCTGCTGGGACAGGTGGACCCGAGCCTGCTGAATCGCCTGGCGGGCTGGGCCGGGTTCCTGAGCCGGGCCGAGGTGGACGACTCGGTGATCCGCGCCATCGCCTCCCCGCGGCAGCAGAAGTTGAACCAGGGCAGCGTCTATACGGACTACGGCGGCCAGATCGACAAGACCCTGCCGAACATCGTGACGCGCGCCACGGGCGACGTCGGCATGGCAGTCGGCGCGATTGCCGCGTTTCCTGCCATGGACGTCGTGAGACAGGCTCTGCCCATGGTCCTCGCCTTGCTCAAGATGGCGCTGGTCATCTGCATCCCGCTCGTGCTGGTCATCGGCACCTATGACCTGAAAACGGTCGTCACCGTCAGCGTCGTGCAGTTCGCGCTGTTCTTCGTGGACTTCTGGTTCCAGCTCGCCCGCTGGATCGACAGCACCATCCTCGATGCGCTTTACGGCTGGGGCTTCGGGTGGAATCGGCCGCACACCAACTTCGACCCGCTGGTGGGATTGAACAATGCCTTTGGCGACATGCTTCTGATGTTCGTCATGGGCACCATGTTCATCGTCCTGCCTACGTTCTGGATTGGCGCACTCACCTGGGTCGGTGTACGTGCCGGTGCAATCGCCAACACCTTCGCCACTGCCACAAAGGATGCAGGAAGCGCTGGCGGCAAAGGAGCAGGTGCTGTCTCAGGCGGCAAGCTCAAATGA
- the mobH gene encoding MobH family relaxase — translation MLSLFQRKRPPVAAATSPAPAIDLPKGLMRPESAASLLATPRRQKLLEHIWQRTSLSRRQFATLYRAPLERYAELVQVFPASEAHHHAYPGGMLDHGLEIVAYSLKLRQSHLLPIGASPEDQAAQAEAWTAAVAYAALLHDIGKVAVDLHVELADGSTWHPWHGPLRQPYRFRYRDDREYRLHSAATGLLYRQLLDRDLLDWLSGYPSLWAPLLYVLAGQYEHAGVLGELVVQADRASVAQELGGDPARAMAAPKHSLQRKLVNGLRYLLKEELKLNQPEASDGWLTEDALWLVSKTVSDKLRAHLLSQGVDGIPANNTAVFNVLQDHAMLQPTASGKAIWRATITSESGWSHAFTLLRLAPALIWEPSERPSPFAGTVTVDNAGEAEDGPRPSAHDAALRPGTAAATEKEPAASSHPDQSGGSRAIPPSPQRNPADPLESMLAMFEATPEPEQSVEAPPEGADDAAAPLDHPASAPGPSAPTAAPAAHDSASFTGRPSGEHFMAWLKQAVQTRKLIINDAKALVHTVSDTVYLISPGIFQRYAQEHPNIGPLAKDAALQNWQWVQKRFEKLGLHRKQPSGLNIRTCEVMGPRKTRQVHGYLLEDPSHIFDAVPPNNPYLSLK, via the coding sequence ATGCTCTCCCTGTTCCAGCGGAAACGGCCTCCGGTCGCTGCCGCGACGTCTCCAGCCCCCGCCATCGACCTCCCGAAAGGGTTGATGCGGCCGGAGTCGGCCGCATCGCTGCTGGCCACCCCGCGCCGGCAGAAGCTGCTGGAACACATCTGGCAGCGCACCTCGCTCTCGCGCCGGCAGTTCGCCACCCTGTACCGCGCGCCACTGGAGCGATACGCCGAGCTGGTCCAGGTCTTCCCGGCCTCCGAAGCGCACCACCACGCCTACCCGGGCGGTATGCTCGATCACGGCCTCGAAATCGTCGCCTACAGCCTGAAGCTGCGGCAGTCCCATTTGCTGCCCATCGGGGCCAGCCCCGAAGACCAAGCGGCGCAGGCCGAAGCCTGGACTGCGGCCGTCGCCTATGCCGCACTGCTTCATGACATCGGCAAGGTTGCCGTCGATCTGCACGTCGAGCTGGCCGACGGGAGCACCTGGCACCCATGGCACGGCCCGCTGCGCCAACCGTACCGCTTCCGCTACCGCGACGACCGCGAGTACCGGCTCCATAGCGCCGCGACAGGCTTGCTCTACCGGCAACTGCTCGACCGCGATCTGCTGGACTGGCTCAGTGGCTATCCTTCCCTGTGGGCGCCGCTACTCTACGTTCTGGCCGGGCAGTACGAGCACGCCGGGGTACTGGGCGAGCTGGTCGTGCAGGCTGACCGCGCCTCCGTCGCTCAGGAATTGGGCGGCGATCCCGCGCGTGCCATGGCCGCGCCCAAGCACTCGCTCCAACGCAAGCTGGTCAACGGGCTGCGCTACCTGCTCAAGGAAGAGCTGAAACTGAACCAGCCCGAAGCCTCCGATGGCTGGCTCACCGAGGACGCGCTGTGGCTGGTGAGCAAGACAGTCTCGGACAAGCTGCGCGCGCACCTGCTGTCCCAGGGGGTCGATGGCATCCCCGCGAACAACACGGCCGTGTTCAACGTGCTACAGGATCATGCCATGTTGCAGCCCACCGCCTCCGGCAAGGCCATCTGGCGCGCAACTATTACCAGTGAGAGTGGCTGGTCCCATGCCTTCACGCTCCTGCGCCTGGCCCCGGCGCTGATCTGGGAGCCCTCGGAGCGACCCAGCCCATTTGCGGGAACCGTGACCGTGGACAACGCCGGCGAGGCCGAGGACGGGCCGCGCCCGTCCGCGCACGACGCTGCACTGCGACCCGGAACAGCGGCGGCAACAGAGAAGGAGCCTGCAGCAAGCAGCCATCCAGATCAGTCGGGCGGGAGTCGCGCCATACCTCCCAGCCCGCAGCGCAATCCGGCCGACCCGCTGGAAAGCATGCTGGCGATGTTCGAGGCAACGCCTGAGCCGGAGCAGTCCGTCGAAGCCCCGCCAGAGGGTGCCGACGATGCAGCGGCGCCGCTCGACCATCCCGCATCGGCCCCTGGTCCTTCGGCGCCGACCGCCGCGCCTGCCGCGCACGATTCCGCCTCATTTACCGGGCGGCCATCGGGCGAGCATTTCATGGCCTGGCTGAAACAGGCCGTCCAGACCCGCAAGCTCATCATCAATGACGCCAAGGCCCTGGTACATACCGTGTCCGACACGGTTTACCTGATCAGCCCTGGTATTTTCCAGCGCTACGCACAAGAGCATCCAAACATTGGGCCGCTTGCAAAGGACGCGGCCCTGCAGAACTGGCAGTGGGTGCAGAAGCGCTTTGAAAAACTCGGACTCCACAGGAAACAGCCATCGGGTCTGAACATCAGGACGTGCGAGGTCATGGGGCCTCGCAAAACGCGCCAGGTGCATGGATATTTGCTCGAAGATCCATCGCACATATTCGATGCCGTTCCACCGAACAATCCTTATCTGTCGCTCAAATAG
- a CDS encoding TIGR03757 family integrating conjugative element protein: MPASLSRFAPGWRTLGLAVALPAALAVFSPATFAADVVVVTDSRHPVKTMGGERLIELNEAHRIEAELSAGLPTDPEQATAIVKRRLNGGGADLQRRIASAYQSVTDAWSLGITSLPAVVVDRRYVVYGESDVARAVARIEQHRRTQP; the protein is encoded by the coding sequence ATGCCAGCATCTCTTTCCAGGTTCGCGCCGGGCTGGCGAACCCTCGGCCTGGCCGTGGCGCTGCCGGCAGCCCTGGCCGTTTTCAGCCCGGCCACCTTCGCCGCCGACGTGGTGGTCGTCACCGACAGCCGCCACCCGGTCAAGACCATGGGCGGCGAGCGGCTGATCGAACTGAACGAAGCCCACAGGATTGAAGCGGAGCTTTCCGCGGGACTGCCCACCGACCCCGAACAGGCGACGGCCATCGTCAAGCGCCGGCTGAATGGCGGCGGTGCCGATCTGCAGCGACGCATCGCTTCCGCATACCAAAGCGTTACCGACGCATGGAGTCTCGGCATCACCAGCCTCCCGGCCGTGGTGGTGGACAGGCGCTATGTGGTCTATGGCGAGTCGGATGTGGCTCGCGCTGTCGCGCGCATCGAGCAGCACCGGAGGACCCAGCCGTGA
- a CDS encoding RES family NAD+ phosphorylase, with the protein MSHELPSFLIDDGELLQHVSRVVYRGSPLYYGRSSTNRYDDPAGAYGVLYLGRDLPTALMESVFHKHQWLADTQRSIALKEVQARMVRAVGVMDDVLLADITTPGVMAGYFGLNLEQLASRDYTHTQQVSAQVHAMLADDGQALFDGVLYPSRNNYPAKSIALFERAGAKVGVIEDIDLVDHVDWPHFVATYRIGVEPDPGPVGPDDEAS; encoded by the coding sequence ATGAGCCACGAGCTGCCTTCGTTCCTGATCGATGACGGTGAACTGCTCCAGCATGTGAGCCGCGTCGTCTATCGGGGCAGCCCGCTGTACTATGGCCGCAGCAGCACGAATCGCTACGATGACCCGGCGGGGGCCTACGGCGTGCTCTACCTGGGGCGCGACCTGCCCACGGCGCTGATGGAGTCGGTGTTTCACAAGCACCAGTGGCTTGCGGACACGCAACGCTCGATCGCGCTGAAAGAAGTCCAAGCCCGGATGGTGCGCGCAGTAGGCGTGATGGACGACGTGCTTCTGGCCGATATCACGACGCCGGGCGTCATGGCGGGCTACTTCGGCCTGAACCTAGAGCAGTTGGCCAGCCGCGACTACACGCACACGCAGCAGGTGTCCGCCCAGGTGCATGCGATGCTCGCAGATGACGGCCAGGCGCTGTTCGACGGGGTGCTCTATCCGTCGCGCAACAACTATCCCGCTAAGAGCATCGCCCTGTTCGAGCGTGCGGGAGCGAAGGTTGGCGTCATCGAGGACATCGACCTGGTGGACCACGTGGACTGGCCGCATTTTGTTGCCACCTACCGCATCGGCGTTGAACCTGACCCCGGCCCGGTGGGGCCGGATGACGAAGCGTCCTGA